The genomic segment GCTGACGGCGGTGCCGCTCTTCCGGTCGGCGGCGAGATGCAGGAGGATCGTGGTGTCGGAGCGCTGGGTGCCGCTGTCCCGCCCGTACCTGCCGTTGCCGTCGCCCCGGTTGTCGGAGCCGATGACCAGGATGTTCACCGCCTCACGGACCACGGAGGCGGGCCGGTCGGCGGCGTGCTCCTCCAGTTCGCGGGAGGTGTCCGCGTCGGTGCGGATGTTGCCGTCGAGCCGCTGGTAGAGGGACCAGGCCGTGCCGGCCGCGGCCAGCACGGCCGCGGCCGCTCCCAGTGCGGTCCAGCGGAGCCAGCGCCGGCGCTTGGGTATGTCCGCGCCCGGCTCCCCGTCCTCGGTCCGGTCCTGCTCGGAGTGGCCGCTGTCGGCGGGGCCGTCCTCCGGGCCCGCTGGGGTCGCGGCGGTGTCGGTCACTGTGGAGTCCATCCCTCACGGAATCCGGCGGTGTCTTACCGTGCGGGGGACCGCCGGTCACTGGGGTAGACGGGAATGCTGACCGCATGGTTGTACGAGTGGCGTGGCGGCTTTCGGCCACCGCCGGGGGCCCGAGTGCCGGACGGGACGTCCGTCAGCCGGCCGTCGCGGTGACGCGCTCGCTCTCCCGCCGCTGCTCCAGGGCCTCCGGCGCGAGCCGGTCGAGATGGCGGCAGAGGACGACGGAGCCGCCCGCGGCGAGCGGGGCGAACAACCCCGCCGAGAGCCCGTCCCAGGAGTCGAACGGCAGACCGGACAGCACCCGGGAGACCGGGGTGTACTCCCGCGTGGCGGCGTCGGCCCGGGCCCGTTCGACCACCTGTGCGGCCGTCAGCTCCCCCGCACCGGCGAAGGCCAGCGCGGGCCCGCCCGGGTCCACCGGGGCGAACGGCGCGAAGCGGTCGCCCTGCCCCGGCACCTCGACGGCGTAGTCCGCGAAGCCGGACGGAGGCTCGGGGAAGCGCACGCCGAGCGGACGCAGGCTCAGAGCCACCCGCTCGCCCCGGCAGGCCCGGGCCTCCTCCAGGGTGTCCGGACCCGTGACGACCAGATCGGCCGCCGCCGGGTCGCCGCCCATGTCCGCGAGGACGCCCACCGAGGAACAGGCCAGCAGCCAGACCGCCGTCTGCCAGTGCGCCGGCAGCAGCAGCGCGACCCGGTCACCCGGCTCGACCGACAGGTCGCCCTGGAGGAGGTTCGCGGTCTTGGCCACCCAATTGGCGAGGGTCGCGACGGACAACTCCACACGTTCACCGGTGGCGTCGTCGTAGAAGGTGACGAGGGGGCGGGACGGATCCGCGGCGAGCGCGGATCGCAGCAGGTCGGCCGGGGTGCGATCGGTGGCGTTCACCCGGACAAGCGTACGCGGCCGTCACTGCGCCCGAGTGAACCGGGCGGCCGGGACGGCGGCCGCATTGCGCCGACTGGGCGTCATCTTACGAATAGACAGATTTACTGGCCTATGTCCAACATGCCGGTATGCGTGCACTCCTTGCTTCCACGATCGGTGTGGCCTGCGCGGCCGCTCTCTCCCTCCCCCTGGCCCTGCCCGCCGGCGCCGCCGCACCCTCCGCGTCCCGGCAGCCGGCGGGCACGGTGGCCGGGGCCGGACAACCCGCCGGCGGCACCCAGTCGCTGCCGCTGACCGCACCCGCCGGCGCGGACCGGTCGGCGGGCGCCGCCGCCCGTGTCCTGCCGCCCCGCACGGTGCGTCCCTATTCCATGCTCGGCATCGTCTGGGACGACGCCGGCGAGGAACTGCACGGCCGGGCCCAGGTCCGTACCCGCTCCACCGCCTCCGGGCAGTGGAGCGGCTGGCGGGACCTCTCGGCACACCACGACGACGCACCGGACCCCGTCCCCGGCGAACGCCGCCGCGGCGGCACCGCGCCGCTCTGGGTCGGCGCGTCCGACGGCGTCCAGGTCCGGGTGGTGCCGGAGCGGACCGCGCACCGCGCCCCGTCCGCGTTCCCGGCCGGCCTCCGGATCGAACTCGTCGACCCCGGCGGCGATCCCGGCGGCGGCCCCGGCGACGACGACACCGCCGGCAACGAGGACGGCGCCCCCGGCGCCGAACCCGGCAGCGGACCCCGCGACCGGGCCGGCGGACTGACCACCGCCGAACGCCAGAGCGCCGCCGCCAACGCGGAACTCGCCCCCATCGGCGCCACGGAGATCGCCCCGCTCGGCCGGACCGCCACCGAGGAGGCCGCGCGTCGCTCGGCGGAGCCCCGCGCGGCGAGCCGCTACATCGGCCCGCGGCCCGGCATCGTCATCCGCCGGGGCTGGGGCGCGAACGAGAGCTGGCGCGAACGGCGGTTCCCCTACACGAAGACCGTGCGGACCGCCTTCGTCCACCACAGCGGCACCGGCAACGGATACAGCTGCGCGCAGGCCCCCTCCGTCCTGCGCGGTATCTACCGCTACCACGTCCACAGCATGAAGTGGCGCGACATCGGCTACAACTTCGCCGTCGACAAGTGCGGAACCATCTACGAAGGCCGCGCCGGGGGCGTGGCCCGGGCCGTCCAGGGCGCCCACACCCTCGGTTTCAACCACAACAGCATGGGCATCGCCGTCCTCGGGACGTACGACGCGGCCCGGCCCTCACGTCAGGCCGTGGAGGCCGTGGCCAAGCTCACGGCCTGGAAACTCGGCCTGTTCGGCCGGAACCCGGCGGGCTCCGGCACCCGCGTCTCGCTGGGGAACACCAAGTACCCGAAGGGAACCAGAGTCACCCTCAGAGTCATCTCCGGACACCGGGACGGGTTCTACACCGACTGCCCCGGAGCCCGCCTCTACGACAAGCTCGGCGGCATCCGCGGTCTGGCCGCCCGGCTCCAGGGCCGCTGACGCCGCATACCGGCGCCGGACGGTCTGCATAGACTGACCGCCGACCCCACGGCCGGCCCTGGCAGGAAGCAGAGAAGACAAAGGTGACTGAAGCGATCCTCCTGGTCGGTGGCAAGGGCACCCGGCTGCGCCCGCTGACGGTGCACACGCCGAAGCCCATGATCCCGGCGGCCGGCGTCCCGTTCCTCAGCCACCAGCTCGCCAGGGCCCGCGCGGCCGGCGTCGAGCACGTCGTGCTCGCCACGTCCTAT from the Streptomyces xinghaiensis S187 genome contains:
- a CDS encoding TIGR03089 family protein is translated as MNATDRTPADLLRSALAADPSRPLVTFYDDATGERVELSVATLANWVAKTANLLQGDLSVEPGDRVALLLPAHWQTAVWLLACSSVGVLADMGGDPAAADLVVTGPDTLEEARACRGERVALSLRPLGVRFPEPPSGFADYAVEVPGQGDRFAPFAPVDPGGPALAFAGAGELTAAQVVERARADAATREYTPVSRVLSGLPFDSWDGLSAGLFAPLAAGGSVVLCRHLDRLAPEALEQRRESERVTATAG
- a CDS encoding peptidoglycan recognition protein family protein, which encodes MRALLASTIGVACAAALSLPLALPAGAAAPSASRQPAGTVAGAGQPAGGTQSLPLTAPAGADRSAGAAARVLPPRTVRPYSMLGIVWDDAGEELHGRAQVRTRSTASGQWSGWRDLSAHHDDAPDPVPGERRRGGTAPLWVGASDGVQVRVVPERTAHRAPSAFPAGLRIELVDPGGDPGGGPGDDDTAGNEDGAPGAEPGSGPRDRAGGLTTAERQSAAANAELAPIGATEIAPLGRTATEEAARRSAEPRAASRYIGPRPGIVIRRGWGANESWRERRFPYTKTVRTAFVHHSGTGNGYSCAQAPSVLRGIYRYHVHSMKWRDIGYNFAVDKCGTIYEGRAGGVARAVQGAHTLGFNHNSMGIAVLGTYDAARPSRQAVEAVAKLTAWKLGLFGRNPAGSGTRVSLGNTKYPKGTRVTLRVISGHRDGFYTDCPGARLYDKLGGIRGLAARLQGR